The genomic region GCTGGAAGACAGTATTGAAGCCACGGAAGAACCAGCCAAGGCCCTTGTCCATCACCCGCGTCAGCCAGTCCTTCGGGGCATGGTGGTCCCGCAGCAGCAGCGATGCCAGAGCCGGAGACAGCGTCAGCGAGTTGAAAGCCGAAATGACCGTGGAAATGGCGATTGTCAGCGCGAACTGCCGATAGAATTGGCCGGACAGGCCCGAGATGAAGGCAAGCGGCACGAACACCGCGACCAGCACCAGGGCGATAGCAACGATCGGGCCGGAGACTTCCTTCATCGCCCGGTAGGTAGCGTCCCTCGGAGATAGGCCGTTCTCGATGTTGCGCTCGACGTTTTCTACCACGACGATGGCGTCGTCGACGACGATACCGATGGCCAGCACCAGCCCGAACAGGCTGAGGGCATTGATCGAGAAGCCGAACATGTACATGACGCCGAAGGTACCGATGATCGACACCGGCACTGCCACCAGCGGAATGATCGACGCACGCCATGTCTGCAGGAACAGGATGACGACAACGACGACCAGCGCGATGGCTTCGAGCAGGGTATGGACGACCTTGTCGATCGAGGTGCGGACAAACTCGGTGGTGTCGTAGACGATCTCGTATTTCACGCCGTCAGGCATCGCCTGCTGCAGCTCGTTCATGGTCTTGTGGACCTCGTCCGAGATGGTAATGGCGTTGGAGCCGGGTGCCTGGAAAACCGGGATGGCGACAGCGGACTTGCCGTCGAGCAGCGAGCGCAGCGAATAATCGGATGCACCGAGCTCGACGCGGGCGACATCGCGCAGGCGGGTGATCTCGCCGTTGGTACCGCTCTTGACGATGATGTTGCCGAATTCCTCCGGCGTCTGCAGGCGGCCCTGCGCATTGACATTGAGCTGCACGTCGATGCCGGTAAGGTTCGGAGACGCGCCGATGACGCCGGCGGCAGCCTGTACGTTCTGCGCCCGGATGGCGTTGGCAATATCGTCGGCCGCAAGCCCGCGTTCAGCGGTCTTCTGCGGGTCGACCCAGACGCGCATGGCATAGTCGCCGGACCCGAAGATCTCGACCTGGCCAACGCCCTGGATGCGCGCCAGCCGATCCTTTACGTTAAGGACCGCATAGTTGCGCAAGTATGTGATGTCGTAGCGATTATCCGGCGACACCAGATGCACGACCATCATCAGGTCGGGCGAACTCTTGACGGTGTTGATACCGAGATCGCGGACGTTCTGCGGCAGCCGCGGCTCGGCCTGCGAAACGCGGTTCTGCACCAGCTGCTGCGCCTTGTCCGGGTCGGTGCCGAGCTTGAAGGTCACTGTCAGCGTCATCAGGCCGTTGGATGTGGCCTGGCTGGACATGTAGAGCATGCCCTCGACGCCGTTGATCTGCTCTTCGATCGGCGTTGCCACCGTCTCGGATATGACCTTCGGATTGGCACCCGGATATTGCGCGGTGACGACAATCGATGGCGGCACGACTTCCGGATATTCCGAAATCGGCAGCAGTCCCATGCCGATCAATCCTCCAACGAGGATCAGGACCGACAGCACGCCGGCAAACACCGGTCGGTCGACGAAAAAGCGAGACATGTTCATGATGTGGCCCTCTCCAGGGATAACGGTGGACGCACTGCGCAGGACCACGCGGCAACTCCGCCGCAGGTCTCATGCCATTTGCAATTTTTAACCGACCGGGAGGCCCCCTCCCGGTCTTGAAGGCGCCTACTTCGAAGCGGCGACCTTCTGCTCGGGCTTCTGTTCAGGCTGCGGATCGACCAGTGCACCCGGGCGCACCCGCTGCAGGCCGTTGACGACGATCCGGTCGCCGACCTTGAGGCCCGATTCGACGATACGCTGGCCGTCATTGAGATCACCGAGCGTCACCTGCCGATAGACGAGCTTGTTGTCGGCGCCGACAAGAAACACGAACTTCTTGTCCTGATCGGTGCCCACGGCCCTGTCGTTGATGACGATCTTGTTTTCAGACTTCGGCTGGCCCATTCGCACCCGAACGAACTGCCCGGGGATGAGATGGCCGCCCGGATTGGCAAAGACGGCGCGCACGCCGATGGTGCCGCTGGCAGTATCGACCTCGTTGCCGATCAGTTGCAGCTTGCCGGTGATCGGCGTGCCGCTGTCGCGTGTCGTACCGATCTCAACCGGGATCTGCTCGACCGGCGGCGCAACGCCGTCATTGGCCGTGAGCTGTCCGAGGGCACTGGTCACGGCCTGCTCGTCTGCATTGAAGCTGGCATAGATCGGATCGACCGAAACCAGCGTCGTCAGCGCCGGAGACGCCGAGCCGGCAGCGACGAGGTTGCCGGCGGTAACCTCAAGCTTGCCGACACGACCAGCTATCGGTGCGCGGACCTGCGTGTAGTCGAGGTTGAGCTGGGCGGTCTGCAGGGCTGCCTGGGCCGCCTGGACATTCGCCTGCGCTTCTGAATAGGCGCTCGCCCTGGTGTCGAGGTCGCTCTGCGAAATCGTCTTGTTGTCGGAAAGGCGACGACCGCGGTCGAGTTCGAGCTTGGCAAGATCGACGCGCGAAGCGGCGGCTTCGACCTGCGCCTTTGCCTGGGCAACGGCTGCCTGATAGGGCGCCGGATCGATGGTCAGCAACAGGTCGCCAGGCTTTACCAGTGCTCCTTCGCGGAAGTTGACCGACTGGATGGCACCCGCGACGCGCGGACGGATGGACACCCGTTCGATCGCTTCAAGCCGTCCGGAAAACTCCTCCCACGCCGTCACGTCTGCAGCTGCAACGGTGGCGACGGTCACGGGAACGGCCGCCGGCGCCGCTGCCTTGGCAGGCTCGCTGGCAACCGCGCCACGTGGCAGGTCTAGATAGAAGGCTGCTCCGGAAACCGATGCAGCAAGGCTTATGCCGGCGCCCCACAGGGCCCAGCGCTTGTCTTTGGTTGTCATTGCATTCTCTCCTTTTCAGCCCCGGCTTGGGATCCCGGGCTGCAGATCACTGGCTTCAATCAGCCAGGCCGAACACGAATATCGTCTATGAAACTCTTGAAACTCTTGCAGATATCACCCTGCCAGGTTTGCTCGTCGGTCGATTGCCCGCCATAAATTCTTGCCCAGCCCATACCGGCGGGCAGGATGCGCTGCTGGACAGAAACACCTGCCTTTTCCAGCAATTTACCGTATTCCACGCTCTCGTCGCGCAACGGATCGTCCTCTGCCGTCAACAGCAAGGTCGGCGCCACGCCCGAGAGCCGCGAACAGAACCGCGGCGCGGCATAGGGATGACACACACCACCGAGGAAACCCAGATAGTGGTTCCAGCCCTCGCTCCAGCGTTCACGCATCCCGCTCCTGTCGGCGCACTGAAACGACTTGCTGCCCATGAACGGGTCTAGCAGAGGCGAGATCAGCACCTGGCCGTCGAGCATCCCAGGCATCTGGTCGCGCGCCTTCAGGGCAACGCCAGCTGCAAGGTTTCCGCCCGACTCTTCGCCGGCAACAAGTAAAAGCGACTTCTTGCCACCTAGCTCGCGCTTGCGGGCAAGATATTCCAATACGCCGTAGGCATATTCGAGCGACTTCGGAAAACCGTTGTCGGTCGGCCCACTGCAATCCGCATCGACGACGATGGCTCCGGCATCTGCCAGGCACTCCGCGACGGGACGACCAACATAGACCGCTTTGTCCAGAAAGGCGCCACCGTGAAGATATAGCACGACCGGCGCTGTCTTGTCGTCAAGCGAGTCACAGAACACACGCGCAGAAACCGGACCTGTGGCCACGCCTTCCAACACAACTTCCTTAAACGGGGCACGCATCGAGGGCTCCCAACTGAGTGGATCGACCAAACGAGATCAATTCCGCCTCATCTCTTGGGTGGAACATATTGTTATTCCGTTTTACAGATAAGTCCCCTATATTCGATCAGACTATTCACGATCTCGAACAATGAGCTGTTTTCCATAAACCGGCTCAGGATGATTACAGGATGGATCAGCTTTCCGCCATGCGCGCTTTCGCCCGTGTTGTCGAAACCGGCAATTTCACGCGCGCAGCCACGACCCTGTCGATGCCGAAGGCGACGGTAACGACACTCATTCAGGGGCTCGAACAGCACCTGCACACGAAATTGCTGAACCGCACGACCCGCCGTGTCATGGTGACTACCGACGGCGCCCTCTATTACGAGCGCGCGATCCAGATCCTTTCGGAAATCGAGGAGCTCGACGGCAGCGTCAGCAATTCGCAAAGCCTGCCGAGCGGCCGGCTGCGAGTCGAAATGGCCGGCGCCTTCGCCGACGAGATTGTCATCCCGGCGCTGTGCGACTTCCACCTGCGGTATCCCGATATCCGCATCGACATGGGTGTCGGCGACCGGCTGGTGGATTATCTCGCCGAAAACGTCGATTGCGCCCTGCGCGCCGGCACCCCTACCGATCAGTCCCTGATTGCCCGGCGCGTCGGCGAAATCCCGATGGTCACCTGCGCCTCACCGCGCTACATCGAAAAATTCGGCACGCTTCAGTCCCCGCAGGACATCGAAACCGGACACTTCGCCGTCAATTACTTTCGCGCCCAGACGGGAAAGACGATACCGTTCGAGTTCTCCAGAGCCAACGAGACGTTCGAAATCAGCCCCACCTACATCCTGTCGGTCAATGATAGCAGAAGCTTCGTCAACGCCGCGCTGAGCGGCCTCGGCATTATCCAGGCTCCCGCCTTCATGATCCGCGAAGCGCTGGCCGATGGGAAGCTTGTGCGAATGCTTCCCGATTGGCACCGCGACCCCCTGCCCCTGCACATCGTCTATCCGCCGAACCGGCATCTCAGCAACAAGGTCCGCGTCTTCGTCGACTGGCTGGCAAAGCTGCTGGTCACCTCGCGCATCGGTGATCTCTGATGCATGGCATCGACAGGGTCATCTCCGGCGCATCTGCGTGGGGCTGCCGCCTGTCAGGCGTCGGAACATGGCAATGAAGGCCGAGGCGCTGCCGTAGCCCAGTTCTTGCGCCACCCGGCGCACTGGCATGTCGGCTTCGAGCATCGCCAGCGCTGCGACCAGCTTCAATCGCTGCCGCCAGTCGTTGAACGACATTCCAAGCTCGTCCTGGCATCGTCTCGAAAGGGTCCGCTCGGTGGTTTTCATCATCCGTGCCCATTCTTCGAGGGACCGGCGATCCCCTGGCGACTCCTGCAAGGCGGACAGCACAGGTCCGAGCAAGGTATCGACGGACAGCGGCAGATAGCTTTCGCAGCGTTCCGCCAGCCGTATCTGGTCGACCAGCACCTGCGCCAGCCGTAGATCCTCCGTCGTTTGCGGCACGCCGACGTCGCGGATCGCAAAGTCCGCCAGAACAGCCTTCAACAGGGGACTGAGGCTGAGCGTCTGCGGAACGGGCGGCAGGTCAGCACACAACTCTCGCGCGACATACACCGTGACGTAGCGAACATCATGCCTGATCCACGCTTCATGCAGAGTGTCGGGCGGTAGCCATATGCCGTAATGTGGTGGGGAGAGATAGCGGATACCTTCGATATCCAGTTCCGCGACGCCGACGAGCGCATAGTTCAGCTCGCCCCACTCCTGGCTTTTGGCCGGAAAGACCGTACCTCCAACATAACTCTCGGTTCGAAAAGAAACCGGGGCTGGCGGCTGTCCGTCAAGGCGTGGCGATCGAAACGACATGGCGGGTTTCCGGGATTGGCTTTCTGGAATTCGCTATATACCACTAATCGGACAACCGCTAAACACACCGCTGCAGCAGACATCTCCATTATTCGTTCTGCGGGAAAATCCATGGCCGACGGAAAATCCATCGAGACAGCCTCGCCGCTGACCCCGGCTTCGGCCTTCGCGCCGTTTGCGACCGTGCTGATCTGGTCCGGCAATGTCATTGTCACGGAGGCGGCATTCGATGTCATCGCTCCGGGATCGATCGCGTTTTACCGCTGGCTGATCGCTCTCCTCGTTTTGCTGCCCTTCGTCGCCAAGGCAGCTTGGCAACAGCGAGCCGTCGCGGCGCGTCACTGGTTGCAACTGGCAGTGCTAGGAGCGCTTGGCATGGTCGTCTACCAGAGCCTTGCCTATGAGGCGGCGAAGACCACGACCGCCGTCAACATGGGCGTTATGCTGGCTCTGATGCCGCTGATGTCGGCGCTGCTTGCAAGCCTGCTTGCCGCGGAAAGACTATCGTTCAACCGTCTCGCCGGCGGCGCCGTATCGCTCGCTGGCCTCGTCTACCTCACGTCGCACGGCCATCCCGCCACGCTCCTGACCGGTGGATTTCACCTCGGCGATGGCCTGATGCTGATCGCGATTGCGGCAAACTCGCTCTACGGCGTTCTGCTGAAGCGCTGGACCATTCCGCTGTCGCTCTGGCTGCAGCTGTTCTGGCAGATCGCCTTTGCGACCTTGATGCTGGTTCCCGTCTGGCTGATGGGGACGATTTCGCCGATCACGATGGCAAACCTGCCGCTCATCCTCTACGCCGCCATCCCCACATCCCTGATTGCGCCACTCTATTGGATGACGGCGATCCGCAGGCTCGGCGCCGCGCGCACGGCCCTCTTCATCAACCTTCTCCCGGTCGTCGTCGCCATTCTCGCCTGGGCGATCCTGAAGGAGGAGCTGCACGCCTACCACGCCATCGGTGGTGCACTTGCGCTAGCAGGCGTCAGCATCGGCCTACGCCAGAGCAAACCCTCTCGCGTAACCGCAAAAGCCGCCACCGACCCTGTTCAACACAGGTCGTGATCTCCCAGCAAATACAATCTTAGGGCGATTTTTCTATCTTGCCCTTCACCACTTCGACTATGACTGAGAGCGTCGGTAGCGAAAGCAGCAGGCACCGTGGCCAGCGGTGCATCGAGGAAGACGGGCCTCCTCGACCCAGGCGAGGGCCTCGTTACCGAAAACGGAGGTGATCTATGTGGTACATACCGCTTAGTTTCACGCTTTTGCTAAGAAAAACCCGCACAGGCTGGTCAATGACCGTGCGGGTCCAATTCTTAGCATAAAAGCAAAACGGTGGGTGGAGTTAGCGCTCCATCCACCACTCCAAGATATGTCGAAACAGCCAATTTTGCAAGCACTGTATCAAGCTCACCGAGCCGATCCCAAGACCACCCTCGAATTTAGTTGAACTATAAAATATCTCGTGATCATATGCTTGCGAGACGGCAGGGGACCCCGCCTCAAGCCGACCAAACGAAACGCGCGCCCGCGAGACTCCCATGAACGCTGCAGCTTCCGACACTACGTTTACCGGCGAAAACGGCTTTCCGGTCGAGGAATTGCGCGGCATGTTTCCGGCACTGCAGAAGGCCGGCGATTTTGTCTTTCTCGACAACGCCGGCGGCGCACAGGTGCCGCAGGCTGTTGTCGATGCGGTCGCAAACCACCTCATCGACTTCAACGTCCAGCGCATGGCCAAATACCAGCACAGCCAAGGGGTCGACCGTAATCTCGATGAGGCACGCGAAACCGTTGGCCTGCTCGTCAACGCCTACCGACCGGAAGAAATCTCCTTCGGCCTGAACGCCACATCTTTCATCCGGCTCGTCAGCCTCGGCATTGCCAGGATGCTGGAAACACGCAACGAGATCATCGTCACCGACATGGACCATGACGCCAACATCGCCACTTGGATGGCGCTGGAGGCCGATGGCGCCAGGATCATCTGGTGGCACATGCGCGAAGACGGTACGCTGCATACGGATGATCTGAAGCCGCTGCTGTCGGAGCGCACCCGCCTCGTCGCCTGCACCGTCACGGCCCATTCGATCGGCACCATCGTCGATGTCAAGACGGTCGGGCAGCTGGCCCATGCTGCCGGCGCCGAAGTCTTTCTCGACAGCGTCCACTACGGCCCGCACGGCCTGATCGACGTGCAGGACTGGAATTGCGACTATCTCGTCTGCTCCGGCTACAAGAATTTCTCGCCACACATGGGTTTTCTCTGGGGCCGCTACGATGCGCTGGTCAAGCTGCCGACATTCAAGGAAGACTTCATTCCGGATGTCCCGCCCTACAAGATCGAGGTCGGCACCTTCGCCTACGAGAACGTGGCCGGCATGAACGCTGCCGTCAAATATCTGGAAACCCTCGGCCGCCGTTTCCTGCCCGCCGGAGAACACTCCCGACGCGCTGCCATAGCCGCCGCCATGGGCGCCATCCGCGCCTACGAAATGACCCTGTCACGCGAATTGCTGGCAATCCTCAAGCGTCACGGCGCGGTGATCTACGGCATCTCCGACGAGACCGACATTGCCGGTCGCGTGCCGACAATATGCTTCAACATCCCCGGCATCACGCCCCAGCAGATTGCCGGTCAGATGGGCGAAGCCGGCATCGGCCTGCGCGACGGACACATGTTCGCCCCGCGCCTGATGAAACGTCTAGGCCTGACCATGGAACAAGGCGCGCTCAGGATTTCCATGGTGCACTACAACACCCTGGCCGAAGCCGCCCGCTTCGACCTGGTCCTCGGCAACATCATCGCCCGCCATCGGTGAAATGCATTCTCACCTCCGATACCCCGCCTGCCGCAGGATCGGCAGCACGCGGTCGCAGAAATATGGCAGTTCCTGCGTGTAGTTGACGAAGGACAGGGCTATGCCGGCATAGCCTTTTTCGCTGATCTCGATCATTTCAGCGGCGATGCTCTCCGGCGTCCCGATCAGCGGATAGCTTCCGGCACCGCCTGCAAAGCGCTGGCGATAGCGATCATAGGCTCCGGCATCATGCGATTGTGAGAACTCCTTCTTGCCTGCCATATGGGCCTCGACCGCCTCGTGATCGGCCATGTTGACGGCGTAGCGCGTGTAATAGTCCTCCGCTTGCCGCCGGCTCTCGCGGCAGACGACATGGCAGACGGTGTAGACGCCGACATCACGGCCTTTGGCCTCCGCCCGCTCGCGGATATCGGCAACCGGCTTTCCGGCATCCGCCATCTCCGTGAACGTGGTGAACAGGTAATCACAATGGGCTGCGGCGAAATCCCGACCCGGACCGCCGAAGGCCGCATTCATGGTGACCGGCCTCGGCATCTGCAGGCTCGCCGGCCGGCTGACGGCATCCTTCAGGCTGTAATAGACCCCGTTGAAATCGAAGGGCTGATCGGGGCCGTAGGCGCGCTCGACAATATCGAGCCACTCGGCTGCCTGATAATAGCCCTTCTCGACCAGGGGCGTGCCGAACATGCCGAATTCCTTTGGGTTCCAGCCGCAGACGATGTTGAGGCCTGCCCTGCCGCCGCTGACATGGTCGACCGTCGCCAGCGATTTTGCGGCGTAGAGCGGATGAACGAGTGGCACGTGAACGGTCATGAACAGGCCAATCTGCTTGGTCGAGGCGGCCAGCGCCGCTGCCCAGGTGAAAGTCTCGAACGACCATTCGCGCACCCGGTTGCGGCCACCGAAACCGCGCCAGCGGGCAATCGGCAGCAGGAATTCCAGCCCGGCGCAGTCGGCGATCTTTGCCGCAGCAAGATTATCCTCCCAGCTTGCCGTCCACCGCTCCGGCACATCGGTGATCGCCAGCCCACCATCGGCATTGGTCGAAAACACGCCGAGCTTCAGCCTGTTCGGCCCCTTGAGCGGATGCTGCATGATCATGGTTTCTCCCTCACCTTTCCAGTCAGGCTACGTCCGGGATAAAATATTTCAAGCCTAAAATAGATTTCCCTTTCGCGAGCTTTGCGTTTAGGTTTATCGATGAACGAACCAATGCCGCCATCCGGGGATCCACCATGACCAGTTTTCGCCAGCGCTGCCTCGACCGCGCTCCGCTGATTGGCACGTTCTCGGCCATCCCCCACCCTGTCGCCGTGGAAGTCGTGGCAATGGCAGGCGTCGATTTTCTCTGCGTCGACTGGGAGCACGCGCAGATCAGCCGCGAGCGCATCGAGGATCTCATTCGCGCCGCCGACGTGCATCGCGTGCCTGCAATTGTCCGTGTGCCCGGCCATGCGCCGGAATCCATCGCCGCCGTTCTCGATGCCGGAGCAGCCGGCGTGCTGGTGCCGCGCATCTCCAATGCCGCCGAGGCCAGGGCCGCAGTGATGGCAACGCGCTACCCGCCGGTCGGCGAGCGAGGCGTTGGCCCAGGTCGTGCCGCAGCCTACGGCTATCGCATCCCGGACTACCTCGCGACAGCCAATGAATCCCTCGTTCTCGCCATCCAGGTAGAGACGGCGGATGGCCTTGCCAATATCGGAGAGATCGCGGCAGTCGAGGGCGTTGATATCATTTTCATCGGCCCCGGCGACCTATCGGTGTCGATCGATGCGCTTGGACCAGATGGCAAGGACAGGCTCGACAAGGCCATTCGTACCATCACGGAAACGGCGCTTGCAGCCGGCCGGACTGTTGGCATTTTCCGCCCCTCGACATCAGATATCGCGACCTGGTCGGCGGCCGGCATCAGTTTCTTTATGCTGGCCAGCGACACGATGTTTCTCGGAGCCGCCATGGCGGAAAACGCTGCAAAAGCGCGCAATTCTTGCGTTCACTAGAAATATATATTTAGGGTAAGGCTATCAAAGACTTGGCGCCTGTTTCTAAGCTCCGGAAATGTGCTTTTTCCCAAGACTTTTTAAGCTTCAAATTTTTTTCTTGAAATGCCCTTCGTTTTGGATAACCATTCGAAATCAAGGGGTGATCCATGCGTCTTCCGAAACTATCGGCGACGTTCCGACATCTGAATTTCAAGGAAAAGACCGTGCCTCTACGAGCATTACCCGCAGCCGACAACGACCGTTACGCTTTCGACGGCATCCGCGCCCAGATCCGCGACCTGCACACCGAGAATATTGCCGAGCTCGCCATGCGCGCCCGCGAACTCGGAGATGTGATCCCGCTCTGGTACGGCGAAGGCGACATGGTAACGCCGGCTTTCATCCGTGATGCCGCCAAGCAGGCGCTCGATGACGGCGCCACCTTCTACATCCCCAATATGCGCGGCTCCGGTCCGCTCAACGAAGCCCTTTCGGCCTATCAGTCGCGGCTGCACGACCGCGACATTCCGATCCAGCGTACGACGATCACGCCAGGCGGCATGCAAGCGCTTTATCTCGCCCTCCAGTTGCTGGTCGATGTCGGCAGCAACGTCGTCTACGTCGCGCCGCAGTGGCCGAACATTCACAATGCCATCCACCTGATCGGCGGCGAGCCGAGGCCGGTACCGCTCGACTTCGACACCGACTGGCACCTCGATCTCGACAAACTGTTTGCCCGCTGCGACTCCCGCACCCGCGCCATTTGCCTGTCGACACCATCCAATCCGACCGGCTGGACGGCTTCGCGCGACGAGATGCAGGCGCTGCTCGAATTCAGCCGCCGGACCGGCATCTGGATCATCTCGGACGAGGTTTACGCGCGGCTCTATTTCGAAGGGATCGTTGCACCCTCGATCCTCCAGGTTGCCGATGACGGCGACCGGGTGATTTCGGTCAACAGCTTTTCGAAAGCCTGGGCGATGACCGGCTGGCGCATTGGCTGGCTCACCCACCCCTCGGGCGTCGCCGACCAATTGGCTGCGATGACACAGTATATCAACAGCGGAACGGCCGGCATGATCCAGGCCGGAGCGCTCGCTGCCGTCAGGGATGGCGAACCGCTGGTCGAGGACGTCAGGCGGAAGATCAAGGCCGGCCTCGACCTTGCCTATGAGAAACTTCCGCAGATCCCGGGCATCGTCCTGCCGGTGAAACCGCGCGGCGGCATGTACGCCTTCTTCGCGCTCGAAGGCGAACGCGATGCCCGCGCTGCCTGCACCCGCATCCTGGAGACCTCGCGCGTCGGCCTGGCACCGGGCTATCTTTTCGGAGACAGCTCCCGCGCCTTCCTGCGCATGTGCATCTTCCGCGACATCGAACAGATCCGCACTGCGCTCGACCGCATGGTTGGCGCCATGACATGACGGCCAGCCCTTGAGGGCGCGCCGATGATACCCGCGTGGGCCAACGATGCCCACGGGTCCATAACCAGAGGGAAACAGACATGAGCCTTACGCGTCGTAATCTATTGGTGCTCGCCGCCGCCATCGGCCTTGCCGGCGGGTCGTCCATTGCCCATGCGGCAGAGACCCTGAATGTCGGTTCCTACCCGAGCAATCCACCGTTTGAATACAAGACCGACTCGGGCGCCTTCGAGGGCTTCGAGGTCGACATCGTCAAGGAAGCCGCCAAGCGCGTCGGAATGACCCCCGAAATCGCCGACTATGGCTTCCAGGCGCTGTTCGCCGGAACCTCATCCAAGCGCATCGACGTTGCGATCTCGTCGATCACCATCACGCCGGAGCGGCTGAAATCGCAGTCCTTCACTCAGCCCTACTACGATTCCGACATGGGCATCGCCGCCAAGGCCGACAGCGCCATAAAGGGCATTGCCGATCTCAAGGGCAAGACAATCGGCGTGCTGTCAGGCTCGACCGGCGCTAAATGGGTCGACGAGCATAAGGCCGCAGATGGCTTCGCAGACGTCAAGGGCTACAATGCCCAGCAGGAAATGTTCCTCGATCTCGGCGCCGGCCGGGTCGACGCCGTGGTCAGCGACGTGCCCGGCATGGAATACCTGTTTGTCAAGATGAAGGGCTTTGCCGTCAAGGAGCGCATCAAGACCGGTGAACAATATGGCCTGATGATGACGAAGGACTCTCCGTTGCTCGGCAAGCTCAACGATGCCCTGACGGCGATGAAAAAAGACGGCAGCCTGCAGGCGATCCACAAGAAGTGGTTCGGCAGCGATGCACCGGCTGGCTCCTCCACCGTCGTCGAAATGCCGATCCCCAAGGCTTGATCGAACCATAACCTGCCATGAGCCATGCCGGTCGCCCAGATGCCGGCATGGATGTGACGGACTGAACGCTTGCAAGACCGGTGGATACCATGTCGCTCGTCGAGACCTTCTTCAACTACGACGTCCTGATGTCGTCCATACCGGCTCTGCTG from Rhizobium tumorigenes harbors:
- a CDS encoding alpha/beta hydrolase fold domain-containing protein, which translates into the protein MRAPFKEVVLEGVATGPVSARVFCDSLDDKTAPVVLYLHGGAFLDKAVYVGRPVAECLADAGAIVVDADCSGPTDNGFPKSLEYAYGVLEYLARKRELGGKKSLLLVAGEESGGNLAAGVALKARDQMPGMLDGQVLISPLLDPFMGSKSFQCADRSGMRERWSEGWNHYLGFLGGVCHPYAAPRFCSRLSGVAPTLLLTAEDDPLRDESVEYGKLLEKAGVSVQQRILPAGMGWARIYGGQSTDEQTWQGDICKSFKSFIDDIRVRPG
- a CDS encoding efflux RND transporter periplasmic adaptor subunit; translation: MTTKDKRWALWGAGISLAASVSGAAFYLDLPRGAVASEPAKAAAPAAVPVTVATVAAADVTAWEEFSGRLEAIERVSIRPRVAGAIQSVNFREGALVKPGDLLLTIDPAPYQAAVAQAKAQVEAAASRVDLAKLELDRGRRLSDNKTISQSDLDTRASAYSEAQANVQAAQAALQTAQLNLDYTQVRAPIAGRVGKLEVTAGNLVAAGSASPALTTLVSVDPIYASFNADEQAVTSALGQLTANDGVAPPVEQIPVEIGTTRDSGTPITGKLQLIGNEVDTASGTIGVRAVFANPGGHLIPGQFVRVRMGQPKSENKIVINDRAVGTDQDKKFVFLVGADNKLVYRQVTLGDLNDGQRIVESGLKVGDRIVVNGLQRVRPGALVDPQPEQKPEQKVAASK
- a CDS encoding DMT family transporter produces the protein MADGKSIETASPLTPASAFAPFATVLIWSGNVIVTEAAFDVIAPGSIAFYRWLIALLVLLPFVAKAAWQQRAVAARHWLQLAVLGALGMVVYQSLAYEAAKTTTAVNMGVMLALMPLMSALLASLLAAERLSFNRLAGGAVSLAGLVYLTSHGHPATLLTGGFHLGDGLMLIAIAANSLYGVLLKRWTIPLSLWLQLFWQIAFATLMLVPVWLMGTISPITMANLPLILYAAIPTSLIAPLYWMTAIRRLGAARTALFINLLPVVVAILAWAILKEELHAYHAIGGALALAGVSIGLRQSKPSRVTAKAATDPVQHRS
- a CDS encoding LysR family transcriptional regulator, yielding MDQLSAMRAFARVVETGNFTRAATTLSMPKATVTTLIQGLEQHLHTKLLNRTTRRVMVTTDGALYYERAIQILSEIEELDGSVSNSQSLPSGRLRVEMAGAFADEIVIPALCDFHLRYPDIRIDMGVGDRLVDYLAENVDCALRAGTPTDQSLIARRVGEIPMVTCASPRYIEKFGTLQSPQDIETGHFAVNYFRAQTGKTIPFEFSRANETFEISPTYILSVNDSRSFVNAALSGLGIIQAPAFMIREALADGKLVRMLPDWHRDPLPLHIVYPPNRHLSNKVRVFVDWLAKLLVTSRIGDL
- a CDS encoding cysteine desulfurase-like protein; this encodes MNAAASDTTFTGENGFPVEELRGMFPALQKAGDFVFLDNAGGAQVPQAVVDAVANHLIDFNVQRMAKYQHSQGVDRNLDEARETVGLLVNAYRPEEISFGLNATSFIRLVSLGIARMLETRNEIIVTDMDHDANIATWMALEADGARIIWWHMREDGTLHTDDLKPLLSERTRLVACTVTAHSIGTIVDVKTVGQLAHAAGAEVFLDSVHYGPHGLIDVQDWNCDYLVCSGYKNFSPHMGFLWGRYDALVKLPTFKEDFIPDVPPYKIEVGTFAYENVAGMNAAVKYLETLGRRFLPAGEHSRRAAIAAAMGAIRAYEMTLSRELLAILKRHGAVIYGISDETDIAGRVPTICFNIPGITPQQIAGQMGEAGIGLRDGHMFAPRLMKRLGLTMEQGALRISMVHYNTLAEAARFDLVLGNIIARHR
- a CDS encoding LLM class flavin-dependent oxidoreductase — its product is MIMQHPLKGPNRLKLGVFSTNADGGLAITDVPERWTASWEDNLAAAKIADCAGLEFLLPIARWRGFGGRNRVREWSFETFTWAAALAASTKQIGLFMTVHVPLVHPLYAAKSLATVDHVSGGRAGLNIVCGWNPKEFGMFGTPLVEKGYYQAAEWLDIVERAYGPDQPFDFNGVYYSLKDAVSRPASLQMPRPVTMNAAFGGPGRDFAAAHCDYLFTTFTEMADAGKPVADIRERAEAKGRDVGVYTVCHVVCRESRRQAEDYYTRYAVNMADHEAVEAHMAGKKEFSQSHDAGAYDRYRQRFAGGAGSYPLIGTPESIAAEMIEISEKGYAGIALSFVNYTQELPYFCDRVLPILRQAGYRR
- a CDS encoding HpcH/HpaI aldolase family protein, with translation MTSFRQRCLDRAPLIGTFSAIPHPVAVEVVAMAGVDFLCVDWEHAQISRERIEDLIRAADVHRVPAIVRVPGHAPESIAAVLDAGAAGVLVPRISNAAEARAAVMATRYPPVGERGVGPGRAAAYGYRIPDYLATANESLVLAIQVETADGLANIGEIAAVEGVDIIFIGPGDLSVSIDALGPDGKDRLDKAIRTITETALAAGRTVGIFRPSTSDIATWSAAGISFFMLASDTMFLGAAMAENAAKARNSCVH
- a CDS encoding AraC family transcriptional regulator, which gives rise to MSFRSPRLDGQPPAPVSFRTESYVGGTVFPAKSQEWGELNYALVGVAELDIEGIRYLSPPHYGIWLPPDTLHEAWIRHDVRYVTVYVARELCADLPPVPQTLSLSPLLKAVLADFAIRDVGVPQTTEDLRLAQVLVDQIRLAERCESYLPLSVDTLLGPVLSALQESPGDRRSLEEWARMMKTTERTLSRRCQDELGMSFNDWRQRLKLVAALAMLEADMPVRRVAQELGYGSASAFIAMFRRLTGGSPTQMRRR